cgacgacgctgtctactgtgctaccttctgaggaaatttgtattttccatctctaaataaatgatactgctttttcagttatcttccatgtacactgcacatttattttgttatgtctatagacgtaacggctatagttatcaccaatgctacacaatttgcttaggccatgctatttcttttcattttgccatagaaaacaaaatacttcgaaacagtttagccgagctacgagccgagtttgaagcttttaagcacacggcaaacaacagcacatcacagcaacccatacaaattgcggaccacacttccaaatcaccaccacaaacatcactgcaacaaagtaccgcctccagcactcattcgttaacgctgcaacagttagcacaaaacatgcaactaatgttcgcagagctacacaaacaccacacaattcttttaaacattgagGCAGTTAGCCGACCAATCCGCTCCATGTGCCAGGTTGGATTTGCGGCCTGTCCAATCGTTGACTCGAGAACTGCTCTGCTGTCCACCGAGAGGGCCTGTATAGCTGCAAAAAACACAGTATTGTTAATTTATAGGTTTAGAATCCGTTTTACAAGTCGTACAGCAAGCATTACATTGTATTAAAGCAATgagaagtagcatgacgtcaacaaagcatcacttgtcatggcaatgttgagctatttggtggggattcatcgtggaaggaagtaaggggtgcaaacatggacacaagagaaccagacaacacaaacactgcagataggagctaagtgtactagaaatgaagcttaaaatgagagaaagttcagctagttggtagcgaatcgcactaaaagaaagtaacgcatgCAAACATGGATACAAGAGAACCAAACTAAGTAAATGCCATGTTGTCTAGTTCTCTTGTTGGTGTTTGCACGCCTTACTTTCTTTTATGTTGAATCACTTGTCAGAAACTTAATACCATTAGGTTAGCTTTTATTTACTCCTACAAAGAAACCCCTACAGGCCTACTCAAAGAGGCGAAAGTACTTAGGCTGTGTCAAATGACACAACTGCATATTGCAACGATTAAAATGTAGGTAGATACTAATCTCCTACAAAATTGTACAGCTTACTTTCACAGTGACATAAGAATTTTTCTGCAGCTTGTAACTTGCATGTGCtcattatgttttatttttttttcgctaattatgctggtcaacatagctaaatcgtagagttggttcagtattgcaagtatttaaacatgcctaaaaacaagaagagcaagacaaatgtgcatgctttcaattccatgctctgctaaaacacagtcaacatatatatatgacaaatgcCGTGCATGAATCCAGGTGATGGACTCATGCTAAAGGAACATCCATTATACATTCACACAGTGCTTCACAAACATGCCATAGATGAAGCAGATATGTTTGAGGACCCTGTGGGTGCTCACACACATCGAGTTATGCGACAGCCCTGTAAAAGTTAAGAAATGACAAGACACTAAGTCTAAAAGTGACTGCTGCATTATCTGCTGCTCAGTGGGATActtgtgaaggtgatgcccagagacataggtgggcattcttatataaatgagacagcctcagaatgacacgtgccaagacaaaaagttgcgaaaaaagtaataaacaaggaagtggactttcttaccatcaaacctctcttgtatgagtctttgacaggtctcactgtggatgtcttcaatgtctgggaccagtggagtgtctgaagcttctggtgccacttcactgggactgtgttcatcctggaatatagtgctttacattagacagcgcagataacatgcaaatgttagcttagtgactaccttgaatagtagtgcagcttgaaatatacgaagcagcatagtaaagatttgaggattttgtaaacaggtctttgacagcatcatattgcgccagtggtgagaagcgcaacaaaataggTTCAGATTGTGGTCTCATACCTGGCATGCCTTATTGTGCATGGTTGTTAAACAAGCAAACTCAGTATTGTACTTCTGAatcatttttcacattttatttattcgtactctaaatgccttctttcagggtgagcaaagaacagttttgaaagtaagcaaactacaagcttactagcattagaaaattaaaaaaaaaacattcagatgcagtgacatgaactcgtgctaacatgtgctgtaaatcaagagcaaatgtaaatatgaaagtgcaataatgtgcatgttgcagaaggggatagaaaaaactcaagccatacgtagaggtaaacagtaatcaatgcacatcagatatgccaacgcaagatttaaaattctttaaaattaGGTTCAGCAGCTCTGTGTAGAGAAGTTATTCGATTCAGCTATAAAGCATGGTATGAAAAATCAAGGGACACTTAATACACGTAACTAAGGAAACTATGTACAGATAATTTAATAAGACTTGCCCAGCATGCTATACTCACATGCTTTGCTGCATAAGTTGCAGGTGATTGGACAGTCTCGCATGATAATTATGTGAATAACATGTGGCTATAAGAATTTATGAAGCAGGCACTGGGGAGTTCATCACCGACTTGATACCTACAGTATTACAGGAGGCGTCAAAGGTCTTGTCATTTGTAAAGGCACACAGCATTTGAAAGCCCTTAAATGTATCACACTTTGGAATTCACAGTCCCTTACTGCTGTCATGGACAAGACAAGCTATAGAATGGAAGTTGAACAGATGTTTGTGTCAGTTTAACAGTGTATATGTGcatgaatgctctcgcattatttcagtcatcacgatataggttctgccagaatttttaaaataactttggctttaaagaggtttagttgcctcaattaaccaagacttacatcacaggtttgctgcatcatctcattgctaagcttgcagattgtttagcgagataaaaaagaaagtcaccgtatataaacactactgacattagtgttatactgatgcaaactgtacttcgcataaaagcacagtaaaaggggctctcaaactgttcctgtctgtcgtcacatgctgatggaacactgctaactcttattttaacagatcacaagcatgcagagttaagtgtagcacttacaagtgattctcctgagttttctttgctcatataatggagaagcaggcagtttgctgccaccttttcgagatcggcagcaagcagagatgggtcactcggtgagagccctggcagtggatcaaaccgccgccttttcgcaccttcatgtttccttgtgtgaaaagtgatgtcttgcagaggcagaggtggctcatgctttttgactgaaaaaaaaagttttgtttgtacaagtacaataacgaaattttaagtgcttcctgtgatgtttagccaacgaccacatccattgtaagaaaattaaatgttgcagtttgggattattttttctctatgcaggtcttgtagttaagaatttatgaagcgacaccaatatgtgttcttaattaaaaccagtagcctatatttgtccacataccaatactcatgtacgctgtaaacaatgtagctgtgtgaatgagttgatattcaacagctgctaccacgaatgcaaactttacaacacgttaaatggtcaacacggtgccacaaagaaccgtttgcagaaaggggccggaagtgtgatcacagattttttaggcacttttgccgcctcctatgttaactaatgcttgctaagtagtagcattcttaccttgggcaggaacaatccaagcacatggaacttccgtgcacgttgccgcatccttttgcgccaagtgaatggcatgaaggattaacccaacaaaatgttggcatgtgccgctcaggctgcaagaataaaatGGAAGAGGAGATGAGTTTTCATGCTCAACAGGTATTCATCAAGGAAAAGATGGGATCAAGTGTTTATGAATTCGAAAGAACGGGTTTAAGTTCACGTCACTCAACGTGAAATAC
This Dermacentor albipictus isolate Rhodes 1998 colony chromosome 1, USDA_Dalb.pri_finalv2, whole genome shotgun sequence DNA region includes the following protein-coding sequences:
- the LOC139054746 gene encoding uncharacterized protein isoform X1, with the protein product MEPAGDCFVPGGFFSVTNGWKKRFGNVKIPTEAQLEKHMVSSGARFARQQMKGTMFQEEGYVRNVMYNDVSAESTCGLLRSICLPSMKGGYYIVHAAISKASGSILAGHCLCPAGLSGTCQHFVGLILHAIHLAQKDAATCTEVPCAWIVPAQVKKHEPPLPLQDITFHTRKHEGAKRRRFDPLPGLSPSDPSLLAADLEKVAANCLLLHYMSKENSGESLDEHSPSEVAPEASDTPLVPDIEDIHSETCQRLIQERFDAIQALSVDSRAVLESTIGQAANPTWHMERIGRLTASMFKRIVWCLCSSANISCMFCANCCSVNE
- the LOC139054746 gene encoding uncharacterized protein isoform X2, which translates into the protein MEPAGDCFVPGGFFSVTNGWKKRFGNVKIPTEAQLEKHMVSSGARFARQQMKGTMFQEEGYVRNVMYNDVSAESTCGLLRSICLPSMKGGYYIVHAAISKASGSILAGHCLCPAGLSGTCQHFVGLILHAIHLAQKDAATCTEVPCAWIVPAQVKKHEPPLPLQDITFHTRKHEGAKRRRFDPLPGLSPSDPSLLAADLEKVAANCLLLHYMSKENSGESLDEHSPSEVAPEASDTPLVPDIEDIHSETCQRLIQESYTGPLGGQQSSSRVNDWTGRKSNLAHGADWSANCLNV